aacaagaagacaacaataaagcCCAATAAACACGTTAttgttgttagtttgttatattattagttcTCTTACAACATCATAGTTCAAATTAGTCCTCTAGCAGTAGGGTAAACtatattcaattattaaataaatttaataaagcaTTAACTTCAGGaaatttttgtgtattttgttCAATACGGTCCACAATACTCTCAGCCATCATTACattaatatgaagaaaaaattccaaaaagtcTCAAATACATTATAGCCTCCCATAGTAAAACAATAAGTAAATATTAATGGCTGCATAGTGATTAAAAATGAGTTATTTAGCATGgtatgaagggagagagagatctcAGCTCAGTGCAACCagtattaaactaagattttggtgagtaTGTGTGCATAAGACATGAATGGGGTAATGTGGGCTATTTTGAGTGAGTGGGATAGGATTAATACTGAGGTTAAGGTTTTAATGAGTGGTGGGCTGTCTGTGACTAATTGGAAGATATTTATAAGTTGTAATTGTGTAGAGGGGGGAAAGGAATATCTGAGGTTAAGTGAGTGTGGCCTAAGAGGAATGAGTGGTGAgctaaatcacaaacaaaatggCAAACAAATCAAGAGTTTCAGAGGGAGTGGCTCCCCCTTGTGGGCTGAGGTGCTTAtacttttataatggagtttagagaagtattaattaacaagaatccaaaaaaatGTAGGTGTGATTCAGGGAAGCAGGTTGGCTGAATTAATAACCTGGATTTGGCCTAAAAATGGGAGATTTGCTTATGGGGCTGTTTTGCTTCTTTGGGCAATGTCACACATGGGTAGTATTTGGGgtaatcttgcattaaatgcttAGATTGCTGAGATTGTGTTCAGCTAATGAGATTAAGGCAAGTATTAAGGAAGAATCCTAGTGTTGCAACTGAGATTTAGACCCTAGGAAGTAGGATTCAACACCCTAAGCCAGGTGTCAAAGTTTAAGTCCACTTCAGACGGTTCCActggagatccctttatgccTTCCAAACCATATGTTCCCAAATTTttccctttaggattcatgagTTTAGCATATGAATCATGTCTTGAacgtttttaacatttatagcatcaatttgttgagGTTTGGATAACTTGGTTTCAGCTCTCCTTCCGTTGGAAGTACAATCTTGAGGAAGGTGATGGAGTTTATGTGGGTGCCTTTTTCTTAGCACACAAGCCCAAGGATCTTAGGCCAAATACTTATGGTTTGGTGGACTGAGCTTGGTTCACTGCAGTTAAACAAGCTACTTACAAACCAAGTGGTGCacaaggcaaggatcctacaaCACATATACACTAGCAAtcaagaatatatgtattgaacagcaagaagaaaaaaaatagcaaaaggaAAACAATGTGACAAAGAAAAAGCACATAATGATTGTTAGGGATCCTCAAGtcaatatgaaatatttgattattttcttaattatggattacaatgtgctcactaagacgtgttagaaggtccaaataagctcaaaaattacagacttagatggtTATTCAagagacttgcaaagtttgaatctctttgaatccgagtatgttcTACAGTGGCCGTGTTAGGATACCAGggagtatttcttttcttttattactttctctaagttttgacagagttttctcaatgattctgtTATGGTTCACTACTGCCCAATTGCCCCTTCAATGCTGGCTGtcttccccttttatagtgtcatGGTAAGGTTCCGAGGTACCgctaatttctctcttttgctccCCTAGGCACCAGAGCTCGTGTTGTGCCAGTCACTTAAAGGGCTGGTCCTTTCCTCATAATTTTCTCCTTTTGGTGCCGTCTCCCTAAAAGTcccttgctgactttccattccaaGGTGCCCTTAGGTAGCTGACCTCAGCTTTTGGCTCCTTACTTGTTTAGTTTTTGGCTGTCCCTTTtcttgtcatttttcccaagtgatCAGAATCCTTTCCTGCTGGGTTGAAGGTTTTTCTAGCCACTTCCCTTATAACTCTTCATTCTGGCTTCCCTGAAGTACCATCCCCTTTGTTCACGAAACTTTATGCCTTCTGATTCCTTGCTGTATCACTGggtgcttgagaaggacatGTCTATCCTTCGTTCCTTATGCCTTTTTGATACTTCCtttgagctgtctcaatccTTCCTCAACTGTGCTACGCATCCTAGGGATCCCGAGCCTTCGGCAGCCCCTGGGGATCCCGGCCCAAGTTTTTCTGCTGGACTCTCCTCGATCCCCTGATCTTGACAGGCTAAGCTTTTTCTTCCGTGGAtttttgggcttcaaatctTTTGGGCTTaccatcctttttctttgtggTGAGTTCATCTCTTTTATGATTACTTGTCATGGGGTTGGTCCATTGTGTTATTTCTTTTGGCCTTGGtgtcatgatttttttattttttacctcaATAGAGTTCCATCATCCTTTAGACCTCAGCTAATATGACAGCCCTCGGGCACTATTCACGTCAGGTAGAGGGTGACAGAAAGTTGATGGGACAGCCCTTAGTTCATCCTCAAAGACTTGGTTTTCTTGTAGGGGTCTCCATTTGTTCTTTGGTTAGGGATGAACAAGGGCTGGTTGCCCACTTTCAAGCCTCTGGCTGGGACCTTTTTGGGTTGGAACTTTGCTCCATTTTAACACTTTTAGTTAGGCCACATGACCCTTTCTTTGCTTGGGCTTGTTCCCTACGCCACGAGATTCTTGGGCCTACAAAATGGGCATTAAAGACATGCTTTGCCATGGGTTTTTTACTCCTTGTGGGCTTTAGTTGttagtagaaataaaatgaatccatgagctttaataaatatttatgatagattTTGGGTATTAATTCCTATGGGCTTTAAATAATAActtgtatagtttctcataatttttactatagattactttgtaaatgatattttctttggggcttttataaataatgacctccaatatttttcttgagaatgaTATTTACCAtgagttttaaataaatatggtaACAACCACTATAATGAAATAATGTGATGTTCTCATGAGTTTCTTTATAGATAATCATAATGAACATGTAGGATGAATAATTACCATGAGTTTTgctaataaatattatgaatgttgtgatgTAAGATAGATAATGAACATaagtttataatatgaaataaatgtCATGAGTCTAATAATCATATCTTTCCATGGGTTTTTATAAGATGATCGCCATAGGTTTTAAGAgtaaataattcataaattctaTGAGCTTAtaatattatagtaataggtttaagagtttaaaatattgttcattattagacttttaagtgaaataattatgatatagtattttgccaagtattgATAACCTTGGACTTTCGATAAAATAGTACCAATTAGTTAGTGTTGGAAAATTtggttttgtatctcatacaaaacacatagCGAAAGTAACAAACATGGATCTATTTCATTCATGATTGATAACATGCAttgtgtaaatttcagaatttaagaacaagatagcgtaccttggtgtggtgaaattcaaaataaaagattagaagtacttgggaacacttttaatcttcactccaattccactttacgcccaagaagtgtggtctctcaatcagtttccaAGATAGAATAATCGAGTGGCTTCActcacacatacacaccatttcacaATGGTGtctctcttaaaataaaattttgcatgtttctccctttataactaattgattatctaattgggctggCCTATTGGGTTTTTCCAATTGGATTTTAGTGTGTGGCTAGGAGTGGGATCAAAAGGGACCAaaaagacactagctccaatggacCTTgcgcttttctgtcaactcttgacaagtccaaagttaccattaattatatttaatactattatataaatataattgcactctaggctttattaataaattatatcccaagactttatttaACATGCAACTTCTTcgtaaaatattcgtagtaatacaaagtcacgaatgtagactgccactttaaagattactacatcttaatccttgagtgtccggtttaatcttttaagttattcatcatatatttatgaaatccaattttataaatatatactttagtaattccTTATTAAActggttaggcctaacactctaaataaccaaacccattaaacttatttcaagggaatattttatatattcgTTAAGAGATTCTGAATTCCATCTTAAGAATATATGTTctatcaacactaaatgtggctacccaatatactgaggttttgatcgtaattttagatctcactcctaatatatcaaagtaacctataCCTCATGATCatgtccattattctctcaggattaagagttcatgcaaatagaagtcgtgagatttattattcatttgacaatcgttaggagaataataaatctcacaacggTCTAGtttaatatgtcttaactcttaataCATATTAACAtaccaactagaagtctccactttcatgatcaagacaaatcatcttaattgatatattatagtcttcgcagatgaaatgcccaatttcattaccgactacgaactataaTTCTGAATTtataaagaacttgtgatttatattttctgtgacctttcacataaatcacatactatgtatttcatggactatatgataatgtccaaatattcatgttatcattattttatataataataaaacaactttattaattacaacattaagtcatgcataatgtcatacatagcatcatacaataagATTTAATGGGACTAATCCTAACAGTTAGCTTGAGCTTTTAATAGTGTCAACGTAAGTtgagcttttgatattgccaatgagaattgagttttgatattgccaataagaattgggttttgatattgccaatgtgaattgggttttggataaataaacTGCCATGGGTTTAAATCACGGGttttgattatggatttgaattccattggtAAAATTGTTTTACCATGGATTTGAATCATGAGCCTTTCAAATATTGCTaagcataagtattcttgggctttaaatagaatagGATGTGTGTATTGGGTTTATAGGGCCGGTTTTGGGTTTAGCTAAATAATgttaataaaattggataaaataggagtttttgggctttttgtgatagtttatatcaagacccaatttagataatgagatatgaaatatttgtgattaacataataatagagccAAAAAATGTTtgggaaaacccaataacttattagtggtataaataggtggtactcaaataaagttaggtgtaaaaaaagtaccctaacacCTTCTTTCTTGAAAcacttctaaaaattttaaaaattatttgatatcCTGCACAACTCTTACTTAAACCGACAATGATATATTTTTAGGGGtgaattttgaaatgttggaAATTTCAATCATTGAAATGTTTTGTATTTCTTAGAATTGTATTTAAGTtgtatcaacttttttttttccataaaaaaattcaaactttcaaTTCCAAATGCCAACAAGGAAtgttatatttcattttaatttttttgataggttttttttttttttttttttttttttttatatacaatgtAAGTGGAGGAGGAGATTTGAACCTAAAAATTATCTTGAAAATGCACACAAAATATGCCATTTAACTTAAAGATCATTAgcaaatttttctattttgttaggTAAATCACAGTGACAACATTTGCAtctataaatttgaaaatattagaaattgataaattattgtTATTACGAATAATAAACCTTTAAgatctctattttttcttttattatcaaataataaattcaaagatttatatattattgaacttttttttttgagaatttttatttttctcttatttgtaATGCAAGGAAGATTACTCATTGCTCATTGGCCAGGTACTAAAAGTGAAACCAAACGACATCGTTGGGTTAGATTTCGTGGTGTACTaggacaaaaacaaagaagctCCAAGTGAGAcgggggaagagagagagagagagagttttgcaCAGACGAACTTTGGCTTTGAGTGCTTTGCTTTCTCCGAAGGTCTACGGTAAGCGATCCGTGCAACCTTCGTCGGAACCGATCCCGGAGCTATTTCCTGCCGGAGATCGGAAAAGGGTCTCAGTTGAAATGGCTTTAGGCTTCGCAGTTGGCGTGTTTGGGGTCCTAATTCTCTTCCATGCCGCTTATTCAACCATTCAGTGTTAGCCCCCAACACACACTCATACATACAAATATAGTTATTTTATGCATCTGAAATTCATGAATTTGAAGTTTAGTTTTCTGGGTATTGAGtattttgctttgctttgctgaaagatttgatttttggttgcAGATAGGGGTTTGTTGAAGATTATGGAGGAAGAGTTTTCAGGACCTCCAATGAATGTGAGTACAATAATGATTACAATTGTGctttttctttcaatattgaattctgggtttgatttattttggtgTGTTTGTGGTGTTTTGATATGAATCTGGGGGTGTTTATTGGGAGTACAGGTTGTGGCTGAGTTGCTTTTAGGGTTAGTGTTCTGTATCTGGGCAGCTCTGACCGTGCCGGGGAAGTTTCTTTCCATTCAACCCTATTCTGAAGAGAATAGGTATGGTTTCTCTCTGTGTgttcattaaaatttaagagatTCTGTTTGATTTTGATGGAAGGTTTTATTATTCATAGTTAGATTGAATGCTGAGATCACTGACATTAGATTAGTTCAGTATTAGGCAATGTCTGTAGCATTAATCTTATGCCTGACAAAAGCTGTggtaaatgttaaaattgaaaaggatCAAGTTTCATTCCATCTGGTAATATGGGTGTCTGATGTTGCCATATAAGGAGCTACTTACATGATTATTTTGTGATATTGACACTTTTATATAAGCTTAGAACTGGATGCATCAGTAATCAGCGTTCAATAGTCTTCTAAGGCTGATCAGCTGTACATCAAATTGCACCTCTTCCCCCTCTAAGATAGGGTGGAGGCTGGAGAGTGAAGCCTTGGGTTCTAGACCCGCTGGTAACtgccaataaaaataatagctATGTTGAATTGTCCTCTTAGAGGCAAAGTATCAGCCCCATGCCTCTTGCAAATTGATCCAATGAGGTGCATGCTGTAGTCCAGCATTAATTTTCCACATCAAACAATCAAGGATGTCTCTCCTAGGGATATTAGATTACAACATATCCAAGACAAATCAACTTACTCTAATTCCTAATCGTTGAAATCTCTAACAAACTGAATGTTCCATCTGCGCATAGTTCCTTCATTTTGATGCTGAAGATAGAGTTAATTGAGGCATCTCAATTTTGGGTACATGTACATCTCCTTCAAAGATTGATTTCCATACCATTTATCATGCCAAAACATCACAGTTGCCCTTCCCTGCCTTAAAGTGCAGACGATCCATGAATCTCTCCCATCCTGTCTACTTCTCCATAAGCCACAGCCATGGGTACTCCAGACCCCCTTCGTGGACCATTCTCCCCACTCCTATCCATATTTCAAAGCAGTAACCTGTCTCCACAAATACATGATTTCTTGCCCAATTCACCAAAGCTATTTCCCCAATAATACTTGATTGAAAGTGTCCAATTTCCTCAGCCCCAACCCACTATTTTGTTATTGGTGAATAAATTGTATTCCATTCTACAAGATGGATTTTTCATCAACACCATAGATAAAACTCCCTCCATCCTGTTagccttttctctttttttttgataagtaagaagagaatattaatagaaaagaaaagtaagagaaacaaaaagagttcacggtagtgaacaatggaaaaacaaaacagCAAGACAAAAAGCAGCCCCTAAACTAttctaatagaagaaataaaatccGTAAGGGTAGAACAATCCGAGAAACCCCAACAATGAGACCAATCGAAGAGGGTCCTCTGGCAAAACTCAAATAACTGAACCACCGTTTTCTCCTCATCCTCAAAGGCCCGCCGATTCCGTTTAgaccaaatagtccacattaaacaGCCTGGGACCAAATCCCATATATCAGaactatgcttcccaagccaatgaaACCAACAGAATAATAAGTCCTCAACtgaacctggcatgacccaaGCGATCCCAAACAACCGAAGCATATGCATCCACAAAGAATGAGTTATCGGACAAGAAAGTAACAAGTGATCCACAGATTCCGCATCACAACAGCACAAATAACATTGATTCACCATAGGGCGCCCACGAAGCATAAGGTTATCCAATGTTAGAATTTGACCATGAGCCGCTGTCCACATAAAAaaagccacccttttaggaaccttaactttccaaataCCCTTCCAAGGGAAGGTGGAGTGAGCTGCATTACGAATCTTATGATAGAAAGATCGagcatcaaacttcccactgCCATTAAGATCCCAACAAAGCCTATCACACCCTCCACCCCTAGGGATTCGggtttggatgaaatgaagaagaGAATAGGAGGCCgccaactcccaatcattgaaATCCCTCTGAAATCTTAAACTCCACACTCTGTCATTATCACCCACTGAAGGGCTTAACACATTAGAAATACAAGCCTCCTTATTAGCTGAACATAGAAATAATTGAGGATAAAGACTTTTAAGAGGGACATCCCCAGTCCatttatcatgccaaaaaagagTACGAGATCCATCCCCCACCACAACAGAGAAATGATTAGCAAAAGTTTCCCACCCTTCACTAATACTCCGccataacccacaaccatgAGCCCTACTACAAGCTCTAGTGCACCAACCCCCTTTTCCCTCCCCGTATTTCATGGCTATGACCCTACGCCACAGATGATAGGTTTCATGACCATACctccaaagccatttccctaaGAGGGCCTGATTAAAAGGCACCAATTTCCGAATTCCTAAACCACCCATCTCGCGGGGTAAGCAAAccttttcccaagccaccaagGGATATTTGAAACACTCAACTGATAAACCCCATAAGAAGTTCCTTTGAATGCGTTCCAATCTAGTTGCCACAGCTTTGGGGATAGTGAAAAGGGAAAGGTAATAAGTCGGAAGGCTTGAAAGGGTACTCCTCAGCAAGGTGAGTCTACCACCCTTTGACAAATAAAGCCGCTTCCAACCTGAAAGcttcttttccatcctctctagGATCGGATTCCATATGGAGGGCGTTTTATACAGAGTTCCCAACGGCATACCCAAGTAAGTCATAGGCAAATTGCCCACTCTACACTGAAGGATATTAGCCAAAGACTGGATGTTACGCACCTCCCTAACCGGGACAGTTTCACTTTTCCCTACGTTCACCTTCAGACCAGTAAAAGCTTGAAAACAAGTCAAGGCTAGTCTAATAGATAAAATCTGCTCTCTAGAGGCATCACAGAAAAGAATGGTATCATCAGCAAATAAAGATGAGAAACACGGATACCAGTAGAATTAATAGAACCCACATGAAAACCATGAATGAAACCACCTTCCTCAGTTTTCTTCATGATACGACTTAAGACCTCcatgatcaaaagaaaaagaaggggagACAAAGGATCGCCTTGTCTAAGACCTCTAGAGCTACCGAAGAAGCCAGCAGGAGATCCATTAACCAAAACAGAAAAGCGAACGGTAGAGACACAAGTCTTTATCCATCTCCTCCATCTCTCTCCCAATCCCATCCTCTCCAGCAGATAAAACAAAGTGTCCCAATTCACATGGTCATAAGCTTTCTCAATATCTAACTTACACACCACCCCCGAAGTGCGACCTTTAAGTCTACTGTCTAAACATTCATTGGCAATAAGCACTGAATCCAAAATCTGTCTGCcaccaacaaaagaattttgagaCTCCGAAATAAGATTATCCAACACCCGTCTCAATCTATTAGCTAAGACCTTGGACAAAAGCTTATACACACTGCCTATTAAGCTAATAGGTCTAAAATCTTTAATATTCAAAGCATTATTCTTTTTGGGAATCAGAGATAGAAAAGAAGCATTTAGAGACCGTACAAACTCTGCACTCCTATGAAAATGATCAAAGAAAGCCATGACATCTATTTCCACAACATTccaacatttttgaaaaaaagccATAGTGAAACCATCAGGACCTGGGGCTTTATCACCCTCCATCTCTTGAAGAACCTTTACCACCTCCTCCTTGGAAAAAACCCTCTCTAATTCAAGACACTCGTCCTCTCCAATGCTAGAAAACTCTAATCCATCCATAGAAGGGCGCCAAGTATCTGACTCAGTGTACAAACTCTGATAGAAGTGGACCATCTTAGACCGCACCTCTTCCTCATCCTCATATAGGACACCATCCACCTCTATACCCCGAAGGTAATTAGTTCTTCTATGAGAGTTTGCAACCCGATGAAAAAAACGAGTATTGTTGTCTCCCTCCTTCAGAAATAAGAACCGGGACTTTTGTCTCCAAGAAATTTCCTCCAAAGAGGCAAGATGTGCAATCTCTCCTTTAATCTGAGTACGACGAATTTGATCCTCATGAGAAAGGCCTAATAGATCCTCCCTAGCATCCAAACCCAACAACTCCGATAAAAGACATTTCTTCCTAAAGGCCAAATCCCCAAATTCCTCCTTATTCCACTTTTTCAAGTCCTCTTTAAGAGCTTTTAGTTTACGCCCCAGAATAAAGCTAGGAGAACCCGAAAAGCAATACCCATTCCACCATTGCCGAACCCTCTCTACAAAACCCTCTTCTTTCAACCACATATTCTCGAACTTAAAGGCACTACGGCCTTTATTAACACTTCCCGCCACCACCAACAGAGGGCAATGATCAGAAACTACACGAGGGAGAACCCTTTGAGACACGTTTCCAAAGTGATCCACCCAATCCACCGATGCCAAGGTTCTATCAATTCTTGACATACAATCAGAACCCGAATCTCTAAACCAAGTAAAAGAAGCCCCTTCAAGGGGTAAGTCCACAAGGTAATTCGCCTCAATGAAGTCTGAAAAAGCAAACATAGCCGGAGTAAAAGCCTCACAACCAAATCTTTCACTCGGATATCGTATGGTATTGAAATCTCCAAAAACACACCATGCCGAATTCCACCTGGAGTGCATCCTTGAGAGTTCTTCCCACAAAGCACCCCGTTGAGAATCCTCATTAGGCCCATACACTCCTGAACAGGCCCAAACAAAATCATCTATTACCCCCTTGAATAAAACATTAACAGAAAAACGCCCAACAGCACaatcaactttttcaaaaactctCTTGTCCCAAACCAGTAATACCCCCCCTGCAGTGTTGACTGCATCAAGAACAACCCAATCCAGGAAAGGGCTACCCCAAAGGCTTCGAACCACAAAAGAATTTATAGAAGACATCTTAGTTTCTTGAAAACAAACTATATCACACTTCCACTCCTTAAGCAGATCAAACAATGTTATGGTACAACTTTTTTTTGGACCTACTTCATAGATCAAACAATGTTATGATACAACTTTTCTTGGACCTACTTCACAATTTATTGAAACTATAAGTTTAATTGGCCTAATATTACTTCTACATAAACTTACttttgatataattttattagggTAATAGTTGTTGCACACAACGTGTTAAACATATAGTGTATTTCAATAACTAAAAACGTGAGTTAAACTCACGATTTCAGTTTATGACACGCTAGGTGTGTAACATGCTTTGCccattttattatattacaCTAATCACGCCCTAAACATACTTAGAGATCCAAGTATGTACCAAGACAATATCTTTCTCCCATCCTGTCTACTTCTCCATAAGCCACAGCCATGGGTACTCCAGACCCCCTTCGTGGACCATTCTCCCCACTCCTATCCATATTTCAAAGCAGTAACCTGTCTCCACAAATACATGATTTCTTGCCCAATTCACCAAAGCTATTTCCCCAATAATACTTGATTGAAAGTGTCCAATTTCCTCAGCCCCAACCCACTATTTTGTTATTGGTGAATAAATTGTAGTTCTACAATAATAGGATTCTATACTGCCAATAAGCCATAGCTCAACTAGCACCTCCTCCCCTAAGTtctaggtggagggtgaggttgtgggttcaagacccattgggtgtatgtgtaacttaccaatcaaaaaaataattaaaaataataggaTTCTAAAAAGATCTTGCCTAAAAGGATGATCCCAGAGAAATACCTAGATAATTTATTGGAAGACTATCAATTTTACACTAAGAAGCAATGACAAGGTATTGGTATCGGTACGGGTATGGGTGCacgagcaatttttgaaaaaattataacatgacatGACCGGTATGAGACCAGTATGACATGGGTACTGAACCCTAAATGAAGCGTCTGTACTTCCTAGCTTTAACAGCACATAACTTCTGCCATGTCTTCTAATATTTCAACTTCCCCAATTTGAAGTATCTCACTATTACCCAATTTCAGTTTCAAACCAAAAATCATGTGAAAGCACATATGTATGAGATAAAGATGTTCTTTGTTTGCTTTACAAAACAGTATGGTGTCATCTGCAAAATCCATATGAAAACAAGCCAGTAGCAAAATCATTTCTCATTATAAATCTTGATGGGTAACCACCCTCCACAGTTCTCACTAGCATTCTACTTAGAATTTCCAATACATGAATGAAAAGCAAAGGTAAAAAGGGAACGCCTTGCCTCAAATCTCTGGAACTACTAAAGAAACCTGATGGAGTACCATTGACCAATACTGAGAAATGCATTGTGCTTATACATGTCTTAATCCAAGATCACTTTCCCCCCAAACTTGTTCTGCTTGACAAGTATAGTAAGTAATCCAGATCCTTGCATTAATTGAGTTAGGTTACAGTAAATCTTGTTCATTTTACACCTAAAATTTCCCAGTTGAAGTACCTAtttc
The sequence above is drawn from the Quercus robur chromosome 7, dhQueRobu3.1, whole genome shotgun sequence genome and encodes:
- the LOC126691884 gene encoding membrane magnesium transporter; translated protein: MALGFAVGVFGVLILFHAAYSTIQYRGLLKIMEEEFSGPPMNVVAELLLGLVFCIWAALTVPGKFLSIQPYSEENRIVSLPANSDFMIFNHRGKVFPLEMDVKLKH